GCATTCCGTGGCGATCACGTCGGCGCCGGCGGCCTCTGCCGCGGTCAGGATATTCAGGCACAGCTTGGTCGAGGTGTCGCTGTCGGACAGGGTATGCGCCCCCCCGCAGCACGCTGTCTTGAGCGGGAATTCCACGTTTTCCGCACCGGCCGCGGCCAGCAGGTCATCCATGAAATGGGGCCGTGCGGTCGACTCCGTTCCCGGGCCCTTGTCCTTCTCGGGGAAGATGCGCCGCGGCCGGGTGTACATGCAGCCGTAGTAGTTGGCGATCTTGATCCCCTTCAGCGACTTCTTGACGCGTTCGCGGATCCCGTCTTCGCCGACGGTGCGCATCAGCCAGTCAAGCGCGTGCACGGTCTCGACATTGCCGGCCTCATAGGTCTTGTGGCCGGCCTTTTGCGACAGCCGGTCGTTCACCGCGACCGAATGCTCGTCGTGGGACAGGTCGTACTCGGCCTTCTTGAGGTTGTGATAGCACCCGTTGCAGGGCGCCATCACCGTGTCGAAGCCCATCTTCTCGGTCTGCGACAGGACGCGGGCCGACAGATAGGTCTCGATCTCGGGGTCGATGTTCTTGACCTCCATCGCGCCGCAGCAGTTCCAGTTTTCCACCTCGACCAGCTTCAGCCCCAGTTCCTTGGCCAGAACCTTGACCGACTTGTTATAGGCATAGCCGGTGCCCTCAAGCGCGCAGCCGGGGTAGTAGGCGACCTCTTTCAGGTCCTTGTCCTTGTCGTCTTTCATGTCAGTGCTTCCCCTCGGCCGGCAGCCCCAGCGCCTTGCGGTTGTTGGCCTCGACTTCCTCGATATATTCCATGATCCCGGCCTTCGCCGGACCCCAGCCCTTGGTCCTGGGGCGGAAGACGAGCAAGGTGAACATCTGCAAGAGGTACCCAAGCGGTGCGCGCTTGATGATGCCCTGGATCATGGCCACCAGGTAGGGTTCCTTGAACGGGGCCCAGCGGTTCTTCATCCGGGTGAAGAAGTCCCGCATGACTAGGCCGTCCTCGATCATGCCGGTGTCGATGACCTGCTGGCTGAAGCCCTCGTCGAAATGGGTCGACGGTTTCTTCTCGGTGTGGCCCTTGAGTTCCAGCCACTTCGCGGTGGCATGCATCACGGCCTCGGGCACCACGTCGCGCGGGCAGGCATCGGTGCACTTGTTGCAACTGACGCACTGCCAGATGATGTCCTTGTCGCGGAGCAGTTCCTCCTCCATCCCCAGCCGGATCAGGTAGATCCAGTAGCGCGGGTTGAAGTCGGGGTTCACCGCATTCACCGTGCAGGCATTGGTGCAGGAGCCGCATTGC
The genomic region above belongs to Rhodovulum sp. P5 and contains:
- a CDS encoding CoB--CoM heterodisulfide reductase iron-sulfur subunit B family protein, with translation MKDDKDKDLKEVAYYPGCALEGTGYAYNKSVKVLAKELGLKLVEVENWNCCGAMEVKNIDPEIETYLSARVLSQTEKMGFDTVMAPCNGCYHNLKKAEYDLSHDEHSVAVNDRLSQKAGHKTYEAGNVETVHALDWLMRTVGEDGIRERVKKSLKGIKIANYYGCMYTRPRRIFPEKDKGPGTESTARPHFMDDLLAAAGAENVEFPLKTACCGGAHTLSDSDTSTKLCLNILTAAEAAGADVIATECPTCHTGLEMHQIRGEKVHGRKTNVKIMHFTQLLGLALGLSWRKVGVNDNFSDSVGFVKEKGLG
- a CDS encoding 4Fe-4S dicluster domain-containing protein, whose protein sequence is MPIHEKSLIRPENLREHEELVIDGMDVSGHWSTFIEGRSVSDYNEKMQEEIAALPGGENIHRCWQCGSCTNACTVNAVNPDFNPRYWIYLIRLGMEEELLRDKDIIWQCVSCNKCTDACPRDVVPEAVMHATAKWLELKGHTEKKPSTHFDEGFSQQVIDTGMIEDGLVMRDFFTRMKNRWAPFKEPYLVAMIQGIIKRAPLGYLLQMFTLLVFRPRTKGWGPAKAGIMEYIEEVEANNRKALGLPAEGKH